A window of the Terriglobia bacterium genome harbors these coding sequences:
- a CDS encoding acyltransferase → MPQKSERKPRIVKAVHGLGKVEPDPQFRVGLAEHLRTRYTRDTLIELYGRFAAGDGEVDALMRQSILRALARHFGNGVQVGSSVGFKHPETFEIGDHVFLGSQTYIQGRFDGTCIIGDHVWIGPQSYFDARDLVIEEYVGWGPGAKVLGSAHTALPVDVPILKTDLVIKPVTIGAWADVGTNAIVLPGISIGRGAIVGAGAVVTRDVPAFAVVAGVPARFLSWREGYKPKKEKKK, encoded by the coding sequence ATGCCGCAAAAGTCTGAGCGCAAGCCGCGCATCGTGAAGGCGGTGCACGGGCTGGGAAAGGTAGAACCCGATCCCCAGTTCCGCGTGGGCCTGGCCGAGCACCTGCGCACGCGCTATACGCGCGACACGCTCATCGAACTGTACGGGCGCTTTGCGGCCGGCGACGGCGAAGTGGATGCACTGATGCGCCAGTCCATCCTGCGTGCCCTGGCGCGCCACTTCGGAAACGGGGTTCAGGTGGGCAGCAGTGTGGGGTTCAAGCACCCCGAGACATTCGAGATCGGCGACCACGTCTTCCTCGGTTCGCAGACGTATATCCAGGGCCGTTTCGACGGCACATGCATCATTGGCGATCACGTCTGGATCGGACCACAGAGCTATTTCGATGCCCGCGATCTCGTCATCGAGGAGTATGTGGGCTGGGGACCGGGCGCAAAAGTCCTGGGATCCGCGCACACGGCCTTGCCGGTGGATGTGCCGATCCTGAAGACCGACTTGGTGATCAAACCGGTGACCATCGGCGCGTGGGCGGACGTTGGCACTAACGCGATCGTTCTGCCGGGGATCAGCATCGGCCGCGGCGCGATCGTTGGGGCTGGAGCCGTGGTGACGAGAGATGTGCCGGCATTCGCCGTCGTGGCTGGTGTTCCCGCCCGGTTCCTCTCCTGGCGGGAGGGCTACAAGCCCAAAAAAGAGAAAAAGAAGTGA
- a CDS encoding Gfo/Idh/MocA family oxidoreductase yields MIRVGVIGYGYWGPNLVRNFCEAPGSQVTMVSDLSSERLGKVTGRYPGVRVTTNHHELLHDPSVDLVAIVTPVSTHYDLALQALQAGKHVLVEKPFTATSEQGLRLIEEAERRRLVLMVDHTFVYTGAVRKIRELIANKVVGDVYYYDSVRVNLGLFQHDVNVIWDLAVHDLAIMDYVLDAKPVAVSAAGMSHVPGKPENIAFLTLFFEDNLIAHFHLNWLSPVKIRRTLIGASQKMIVYDDMDLSEKVKVYDKGITVAANLDSFYQMIVGYRTGDMWAPNVPGTEALQVEAQHVVQCIEKGERPITDAQAGLRVVRILEAASESLKQRGIPVEIERGKTAAWSHS; encoded by the coding sequence ATGATCCGTGTCGGCGTCATCGGCTATGGCTACTGGGGACCGAATCTGGTCCGCAATTTCTGTGAAGCCCCCGGCTCGCAAGTCACGATGGTCAGTGACTTGAGCAGCGAACGGCTGGGAAAAGTGACGGGCCGTTACCCTGGTGTGCGCGTCACCACCAACCATCACGAATTGCTGCATGATCCCAGTGTGGACCTGGTGGCGATCGTCACGCCCGTTTCGACTCACTATGATCTCGCACTGCAGGCCCTCCAGGCGGGCAAGCATGTCCTCGTGGAGAAGCCATTCACGGCGACCTCCGAGCAAGGGCTCCGCCTGATCGAAGAAGCGGAGCGCCGCCGGCTCGTTCTCATGGTGGACCACACGTTCGTGTACACCGGCGCGGTACGCAAGATCCGCGAACTGATCGCCAACAAGGTCGTCGGCGACGTCTATTACTACGACTCCGTCCGCGTGAACCTGGGCCTGTTCCAGCACGACGTCAATGTGATCTGGGACCTCGCCGTGCACGACCTGGCGATCATGGACTACGTGCTCGACGCCAAACCGGTCGCGGTCTCCGCCGCCGGCATGAGCCACGTGCCGGGCAAGCCGGAAAACATCGCGTTCCTCACGCTATTTTTCGAGGACAATCTAATTGCCCACTTCCACCTGAACTGGCTCTCGCCGGTCAAGATCCGAAGGACCCTTATCGGCGCCAGCCAAAAAATGATCGTCTACGACGACATGGATCTCAGCGAAAAGGTGAAGGTGTACGACAAGGGCATCACCGTGGCGGCCAATCTCGACAGCTTCTATCAGATGATCGTGGGGTACCGTACCGGCGACATGTGGGCGCCGAATGTGCCTGGCACGGAAGCGTTGCAGGTCGAGGCGCAGCATGTCGTGCAGTGCATCGAGAAGGGTGAGCGGCCCATCACCGACGCCCAGGCCGGACTGCGGGTGGTGCGCATATTGGAAGCGGCGTCGGAGTCTCTGAAGCAGCGCGGTATTCCAGTGGAAATCGAACGAGGAAAAACGGCAGCATGGTCCCATTCCTAG
- a CDS encoding FemAB family PEP-CTERM system-associated protein: MTSDADVMPAADMTVIRASSAAEAARWQEYVERHPEAVNYHRWGWKQVVEESFKWPTYYLMLHQAGTVRGILPLVWQKSFLFGSFLTALPFFNYGGILADDLESEQRLSSEAIALAKRVGASHIELRHQRPHDLGLVVKQSKLTLVREVQREEDAMWKSLDKKVRADVKKSMQYGLSAEVRGADALPEFYEIFAQNMRDLGTPVYDRSFFNKILGEFPGDTFITIVRHAGKAIASSFLLGYRDTLEVPWSASLRGYLTMKPNMLLYWKNLRVAAEKGYSRFDFGRSSPDSGTHRFKKQWEPTEVPLYWHYWLAGGGELPELNPHNRKYRLAIAVWQRLPLAITKAIGPRIVRCLP; this comes from the coding sequence GTGACCAGCGACGCGGATGTGATGCCGGCCGCCGACATGACCGTGATCCGGGCCTCCAGCGCAGCGGAGGCTGCACGCTGGCAGGAGTATGTCGAGCGCCATCCGGAAGCGGTGAACTATCACCGCTGGGGATGGAAGCAGGTGGTGGAGGAGAGCTTCAAGTGGCCGACCTACTACCTGATGCTCCATCAGGCCGGCACTGTGCGCGGAATCCTGCCCCTGGTCTGGCAGAAAAGCTTTCTCTTCGGAAGCTTTCTCACTGCGCTCCCCTTCTTCAACTACGGCGGCATCCTGGCCGATGACCTGGAGTCGGAACAGCGGCTGTCGAGCGAAGCCATCGCGCTGGCCAAGCGGGTGGGTGCATCGCACATCGAATTGCGCCATCAGCGGCCACACGATCTCGGTCTCGTTGTCAAGCAGAGCAAGCTGACCCTTGTCCGAGAAGTCCAGCGGGAAGAAGACGCCATGTGGAAGTCTCTGGACAAGAAGGTGCGGGCGGACGTGAAGAAGTCGATGCAGTACGGCCTCAGCGCCGAGGTCCGCGGAGCCGACGCGCTCCCCGAGTTCTACGAGATCTTCGCCCAGAACATGCGCGACCTCGGGACACCCGTCTACGACCGCAGCTTTTTCAACAAGATTTTGGGTGAATTCCCCGGCGACACGTTCATCACCATCGTCCGCCACGCGGGAAAGGCGATCGCATCCTCCTTCTTGCTGGGGTATCGCGACACGCTGGAGGTGCCGTGGAGCGCGTCCCTTCGGGGATACCTGACCATGAAACCTAACATGCTGCTGTACTGGAAGAACCTGCGCGTCGCCGCCGAGAAGGGATACTCACGCTTCGACTTTGGACGCAGCTCCCCCGATTCCGGGACGCACCGCTTTAAGAAGCAGTGGGAACCGACGGAGGTCCCGTTGTACTGGCACTACTGGCTGGCGGGCGGTGGTGAACTGCCGGAACTGAATCCGCACAACCGGAAGTATCGGCTCGCCATCGCTGTCTGGCAGCGGCTGCCACTCGCTATCACAAAGGCGATCGGGCCAAGAATCGTGCGCTGCCTGCCGTAG
- a CDS encoding N-acetyltransferase, which produces MPIAKDVVLGKGVRIFQPELVNLYGCTIGDDTKVGAFVEIQKNAFIGARCKVSSHTFICEGVTLEDEVFVGHGVLFINDRYPRATAGGQLQTEADWAVVPTRVRRGASIGSGAIVMCGLTVGEGALVGAGAVVTRDVPDHAVVVGVPARVVSDVREREKVKK; this is translated from the coding sequence ATGCCGATCGCGAAAGACGTAGTGCTGGGCAAGGGCGTGCGGATCTTTCAGCCCGAACTGGTGAATCTCTACGGTTGCACCATCGGCGACGACACCAAAGTCGGCGCCTTTGTGGAGATCCAGAAGAACGCGTTCATTGGCGCCCGCTGCAAGGTCTCGTCCCACACCTTCATCTGCGAAGGGGTCACCCTCGAGGATGAGGTATTCGTCGGTCACGGGGTTCTATTCATCAATGACCGCTATCCCCGTGCGACGGCTGGCGGACAGTTGCAGACCGAAGCCGATTGGGCGGTCGTGCCCACCCGGGTCCGGCGCGGCGCCTCGATCGGCAGTGGCGCCATCGTGATGTGCGGTTTAACCGTGGGCGAAGGCGCCCTGGTGGGGGCGGGCGCCGTGGTCACGCGCGACGTCCCGGATCATGCCGTCGTCGTTGGCGTTCCGGCACGAGTGGTTTCCGACGTGCGAGAGCGCGAGAAGGTGAAGAAATGA
- a CDS encoding NAD-dependent epimerase/dehydratase family protein: MARILITGGAGFIGTHLAERLSGSADVILFDNGRRDSLSLAPQLKDHPRVTFLAGDTLDPASITRAFERGVDTVVHLAAIAGVSSYYQEPLKTLQVNILGTINVLEESRRHGIKHFIDFSTSEIFGSNAMWVTEEMPCGIGPSSERRWVYATSKLATEHLTLRYGETYGFIGTVVRPFNIYGPRQTGEGAISNFCRAAIEGRPLTVYGDGSPIRAWCYVSDMVEAVERILVKPESAAGVFNVGNPSEIETTLGLARRIARLVPGTRIEFQSMGRAEVRARVPVIERARQLLGFEPKVDLEQGLQQTLNWYCKAKGVAK; encoded by the coding sequence TTGGCACGTATTTTGATCACTGGCGGCGCGGGCTTTATCGGCACTCATCTCGCCGAGCGCCTTTCCGGCAGCGCTGACGTCATCCTTTTCGATAATGGCCGGCGCGACTCGCTGTCGCTCGCGCCGCAGCTCAAGGACCATCCTCGCGTCACCTTCCTTGCCGGAGACACGCTGGATCCCGCTTCCATCACGCGCGCGTTCGAGCGTGGCGTAGATACGGTCGTCCATCTTGCCGCGATCGCCGGCGTCTCCAGCTACTACCAGGAGCCACTCAAGACACTCCAAGTCAACATCCTTGGCACGATCAATGTATTGGAAGAATCGCGCCGGCATGGGATCAAGCACTTCATCGACTTTTCCACGAGCGAGATCTTCGGCTCGAATGCGATGTGGGTGACGGAGGAGATGCCATGCGGCATCGGGCCATCGTCGGAGCGGCGCTGGGTGTACGCCACCAGCAAGCTTGCGACTGAGCATCTGACGCTCCGTTACGGTGAGACGTATGGATTCATCGGGACCGTGGTGCGGCCGTTCAATATTTACGGCCCGCGGCAGACCGGCGAGGGCGCAATCAGCAATTTCTGCCGTGCTGCCATCGAAGGCCGTCCATTGACGGTGTATGGGGATGGCAGTCCGATCCGGGCATGGTGCTACGTCAGCGACATGGTCGAGGCGGTGGAGCGCATCCTCGTCAAACCGGAGTCGGCGGCAGGCGTCTTCAATGTCGGCAACCCGAGCGAGATCGAGACAACGCTCGGCCTGGCGCGCCGCATCGCTCGGCTCGTCCCCGGCACTCGCATCGAGTTCCAGTCCATGGGACGCGCCGAAGTGCGTGCTCGCGTGCCCGTCATCGAACGCGCGCGGCAGCTGCTCGGCTTCGAGCCTAAGGTGGACCTGGAGCAAGGCCTGCAGCAGACCCTCAACTGGTATTGCAAGGCAAAGGGAGTCGCGAAATGA
- a CDS encoding DegT/DnrJ/EryC1/StrS family aminotransferase: MVPFLDLKAQYRSIKTEIDEAVGRVLESCQFVLGPEVAAFEKEFAAFSRVKHAVAVNTGTSALHLSMLAAGIGPGDEVITVSFTFVATVAAIHYTGATPVLVDIDPRTFTMDPRKLEAAITPRTKAVIPVHLYGHPADMDPILEIARRHKLLVVEDACQAHGAEYKGRRVGSIGDLGCFSFYPGKNLGAYGEGGLVTTNNEKFDQTIRMLRDWGAEHKYHHVLKGYNYRMEGIQGAILRVKLRHLEDWTEARRAHASRYGEVLAGSGVRTPQAAPWARHVYHIYAVRTPDREGWQKFLDDRGIQTGIHYPIPVHLQKAYADPRYRDGDFPHSEAAAREVLSLPMFPEMTDEQIQAVCVAVREIGAGEKIHAAKV, translated from the coding sequence ATGGTCCCATTCCTAGATCTCAAAGCGCAGTACCGCAGCATCAAGACGGAGATCGACGAGGCGGTCGGGCGCGTCCTGGAGAGTTGCCAGTTCGTGCTCGGTCCCGAAGTTGCGGCCTTCGAAAAGGAGTTCGCGGCCTTCTCCAGGGTGAAGCACGCCGTCGCGGTGAATACCGGTACCAGCGCGCTGCACCTGTCAATGCTGGCGGCCGGCATCGGACCGGGCGACGAGGTGATCACAGTTTCCTTCACCTTCGTGGCTACGGTTGCGGCCATCCACTACACGGGCGCGACGCCGGTGCTCGTCGACATCGATCCGCGGACCTTCACCATGGATCCGAGGAAGCTGGAGGCGGCCATTACTCCGCGCACCAAGGCGGTCATCCCAGTGCACCTGTACGGTCACCCCGCCGACATGGACCCCATCCTGGAGATCGCCCGGCGTCACAAGCTGCTGGTGGTCGAAGACGCGTGCCAGGCACACGGGGCCGAATACAAGGGTCGCCGCGTAGGCTCGATCGGCGATCTCGGCTGCTTCAGCTTCTACCCGGGCAAAAACCTCGGCGCCTACGGAGAAGGCGGGCTGGTCACGACCAACAACGAAAAATTCGACCAGACGATTCGCATGCTGCGCGACTGGGGGGCTGAGCACAAGTATCATCACGTCCTGAAGGGTTACAACTACCGCATGGAAGGCATCCAGGGCGCGATCCTGCGCGTGAAACTGCGCCACCTCGAGGACTGGACGGAAGCCCGGCGCGCCCATGCTTCCCGTTATGGCGAGGTCCTGGCCGGCAGCGGCGTGCGCACTCCCCAGGCTGCTCCGTGGGCCCGCCACGTCTATCACATCTATGCGGTCCGCACTCCCGACCGCGAGGGGTGGCAGAAGTTTCTCGACGACCGCGGCATCCAGACGGGCATTCACTATCCCATCCCGGTGCACCTGCAAAAGGCGTACGCCGATCCGCGCTACCGCGACGGCGATTTCCCCCACTCGGAGGCAGCCGCGCGCGAGGTGCTGTCGCTGCCGATGTTTCCCGAAATGACGGATGAGCAGATCCAGGCGGTGTGTGTGGCGGTGCGAGAGATCGGCGCAGGTGAAAAGATCCATGCCGCAAAAGTCTGA
- a CDS encoding IPT/TIG domain-containing protein — translation MRTEDCTQHRVFILSRLLIALFLLIILSSLGGCGFGAGQSQSDVTKGSSGITLTAIAPSSGPQTGGTTVNLTGTGFVAGMTVNIDTTAATSVTIQSTSSATAVTPAHATGVVAVQVSSQGTAASLPSAFTYTPAFSVTGISPNSGPVAGGATATVSGSAFQAGATVLFGGVPATVVNTTATQITVTTPPGPAGIVDVRVNNPDGQTQTLAGAYTYTAALTVSLVTPASGPSTGGNFVTINGVAFQNGASVLFGGTVAPFVSFISSTQLQATTPAHAIGAVNVQVTQGGQTATLANGYTYQGTMTILGLAPNSGGTGTLVTLNGTGFQNGAKVSFGGVAATQVNFVSSSQISAVAPNHAAGAVDVVVTNADGQVITLPAAFSYVPLTISSLQPNSGPVAGQTSVIINGTSFQPNATVTFGGVAALAVSVVTSNEITAVTPAGAAGAVDVVVKNPSGETATATAAFTYVPPVTINSPLVPANGVASGGTVVAITGSNFEPGVTVLFGGITAPVVVFNNPGSLTVTTPPHAASAVPVDVTVINPDGGTATLAGGYTYTPAVVVSSITPATGPGGGGTIVTITGAGFSNVPTLPTVFFGATQAVSVTFNSPTQLTATTPAGAGTVNVKVVNPDATSSTLASAFTYVAAPALNSVAPNTGPATGGTVVTLTGANFVSGALASFQGVAAATTFVSNTKLTAVTPPQNASTVDVQVTNPDGQNAILMGAFQYVVVKGGGGSNPTISNVSPSFGGTSGGDSVLISGANFNNGATVTFGGVAAPSVVVNSGAQIAASTPPGSVGAVDVTVTNTDATTGTLPAGYTYLGLSIISLNPNSASILGGTQVTITGTLFQNGTKITFGGIPATLVTFVNSTTLIAITPAHASGPVDVTATNPDSSTGTLPGGLIYGPPPTITNLTRQVGTTAGGTIFTINGTGFENGLTVKFGATQAPTAQVLTSTQIRVTTPPHAPGFVNVTVTNPDATNGTANNAFDFEPAETTFYFNNAFEAGVFDPLTAGHFSGSGLNTVISTDVAVSGTHSVKCEVDAGQASGISRLQYLWSHAGEPPNPGLANPNGFYQRWYLYFAPGSIGHVINGPNSAQMKLLLNRYDLCCGGLTHYPWFMVSLGLSAGGTPLNRMMALEDSGIDNGAANIATKIVLQEGVWYEIETHFVRDGVNHVGQATIWVNGQLQGQTPFLPGLGSDIPTAQESALYGAVYVQSQIGTVTVYVDDAAAADGFIEPTFYP, via the coding sequence GTGCGTACGGAGGATTGTACCCAGCACCGCGTCTTTATCTTGAGCCGCCTCCTGATTGCCCTGTTTCTGCTCATTATCCTCAGTAGTTTGGGCGGATGTGGATTCGGTGCAGGGCAATCTCAAAGCGATGTCACAAAGGGCTCCAGCGGGATCACTCTCACCGCCATTGCTCCTTCTTCTGGCCCACAAACGGGTGGGACGACTGTCAACTTGACCGGCACAGGGTTCGTGGCCGGCATGACGGTCAATATTGATACCACTGCGGCGACCTCCGTCACCATCCAGAGCACATCCAGCGCAACCGCGGTCACGCCGGCCCATGCTACGGGAGTTGTCGCAGTCCAGGTCAGCTCGCAGGGAACTGCCGCCAGCCTTCCTTCGGCTTTCACCTACACCCCGGCGTTCAGTGTCACCGGAATAAGTCCAAATAGCGGACCCGTAGCCGGCGGGGCGACTGCGACGGTTAGTGGCTCGGCATTCCAGGCCGGCGCCACCGTTCTATTCGGTGGCGTGCCTGCAACCGTGGTGAACACAACGGCGACGCAGATTACGGTCACGACGCCACCCGGGCCAGCCGGCATCGTGGATGTGAGGGTGAATAATCCAGACGGGCAGACCCAGACGCTTGCCGGTGCGTACACCTACACGGCCGCTTTGACGGTGAGCTTGGTGACGCCGGCGTCGGGTCCTTCCACGGGCGGGAATTTCGTTACCATCAATGGCGTCGCATTCCAAAATGGGGCGAGCGTACTTTTCGGGGGTACGGTTGCACCATTCGTGAGTTTCATCAGCAGCACCCAGCTTCAGGCAACGACGCCGGCCCACGCAATCGGGGCCGTGAATGTGCAGGTCACGCAAGGCGGGCAGACGGCTACCCTGGCGAATGGCTACACCTACCAGGGCACCATGACCATCTTGGGGCTGGCGCCGAACAGCGGCGGAACCGGCACCCTGGTCACCTTGAACGGTACGGGATTCCAGAACGGCGCGAAGGTGTCGTTTGGGGGTGTGGCGGCCACCCAAGTCAATTTCGTCAGTTCTTCCCAGATATCTGCGGTCGCGCCCAACCATGCCGCAGGTGCGGTCGACGTCGTGGTGACCAATGCTGACGGACAAGTGATCACGCTTCCCGCGGCATTTTCGTACGTTCCGCTGACGATCTCCTCGTTGCAGCCGAACTCCGGGCCGGTTGCGGGTCAGACCTCGGTAATCATCAACGGCACCAGCTTCCAGCCGAACGCCACGGTCACCTTTGGCGGTGTGGCGGCGTTGGCGGTGTCAGTCGTGACATCAAACGAGATCACCGCTGTTACTCCCGCCGGGGCGGCCGGAGCCGTGGATGTTGTGGTCAAGAACCCGTCGGGCGAGACTGCGACTGCGACGGCGGCTTTCACCTACGTACCGCCGGTGACCATCAACAGTCCGCTCGTGCCCGCAAATGGCGTGGCATCGGGCGGGACTGTCGTCGCCATCACGGGAAGCAACTTTGAGCCCGGCGTGACGGTCTTGTTTGGCGGCATCACCGCACCAGTGGTCGTTTTCAATAACCCCGGCTCCTTGACCGTCACGACGCCTCCGCATGCGGCGAGCGCGGTCCCGGTCGATGTGACGGTGATCAACCCGGACGGCGGAACGGCGACTCTTGCCGGTGGCTATACGTACACGCCTGCCGTCGTTGTCAGCAGCATCACTCCGGCGACCGGACCTGGCGGAGGAGGCACGATCGTTACCATCACCGGCGCGGGATTCTCCAATGTGCCGACCTTGCCGACGGTGTTCTTCGGCGCTACGCAAGCCGTCTCCGTGACCTTCAACAGTCCCACTCAATTGACGGCCACGACGCCCGCAGGGGCGGGGACCGTCAATGTGAAGGTAGTGAATCCTGACGCGACCAGTTCCACGCTGGCGTCTGCATTCACCTATGTCGCTGCACCGGCTCTCAACAGTGTCGCTCCGAACACTGGTCCGGCGACTGGAGGGACCGTGGTCACGCTCACCGGTGCCAACTTTGTCTCCGGTGCGCTCGCAAGCTTCCAAGGAGTGGCTGCGGCAACGACATTCGTGAGTAACACCAAGTTAACGGCAGTCACCCCGCCGCAAAATGCGAGTACCGTTGATGTGCAGGTCACGAATCCAGACGGCCAGAACGCCATCCTGATGGGCGCATTCCAATACGTCGTGGTCAAGGGTGGCGGCGGTTCGAATCCAACAATCTCTAACGTAAGTCCTTCCTTCGGCGGGACCTCCGGCGGCGACAGCGTATTGATCTCGGGCGCAAATTTCAACAACGGGGCGACGGTCACATTCGGTGGCGTGGCAGCGCCCTCAGTCGTGGTCAACTCGGGTGCGCAGATCGCGGCTTCGACCCCTCCTGGTTCCGTGGGGGCAGTGGATGTCACGGTCACCAACACGGATGCGACGACGGGCACGCTGCCGGCGGGGTACACCTACCTGGGCCTGTCGATCATTTCGCTGAACCCGAACTCCGCTTCCATCCTGGGAGGGACCCAGGTCACGATCACCGGAACCTTATTCCAGAACGGGACCAAGATCACCTTCGGCGGCATACCCGCGACCCTGGTCACATTCGTTAACTCGACCACCCTCATCGCCATCACGCCGGCACACGCGAGCGGACCGGTCGATGTGACCGCAACCAACCCCGACAGTTCGACCGGCACTCTGCCCGGTGGGCTCATCTATGGTCCGCCGCCGACCATCACGAACCTGACGCGGCAAGTCGGCACCACCGCGGGGGGCACGATCTTCACCATCAACGGCACGGGGTTCGAGAACGGTTTGACGGTGAAGTTCGGCGCCACCCAGGCCCCGACCGCACAAGTGCTGACTTCCACACAGATCCGTGTGACGACGCCACCGCATGCGCCGGGCTTTGTGAACGTGACGGTCACGAATCCTGACGCCACGAACGGCACGGCGAACAACGCCTTCGACTTCGAGCCGGCTGAGACAACGTTTTACTTTAACAACGCCTTCGAGGCTGGCGTCTTCGATCCTCTGACCGCGGGACACTTCTCCGGCAGCGGTCTGAACACGGTCATCAGCACCGACGTAGCGGTTTCCGGTACGCACTCGGTGAAGTGCGAGGTGGATGCGGGGCAGGCGTCGGGGATCTCGCGACTCCAGTACCTGTGGAGCCATGCGGGAGAGCCGCCCAACCCAGGGCTGGCCAACCCCAACGGGTTCTACCAGCGCTGGTACCTGTACTTTGCGCCGGGGTCGATTGGGCACGTCATCAACGGCCCCAACAGTGCCCAGATGAAGCTGCTGCTGAACCGGTACGACCTCTGCTGCGGTGGTCTTACTCACTATCCGTGGTTCATGGTGTCGCTGGGCCTGTCAGCCGGAGGCACGCCTCTCAACAGGATGATGGCGCTGGAAGATTCCGGCATCGACAATGGCGCCGCCAACATCGCCACCAAGATCGTGCTGCAGGAGGGGGTCTGGTACGAGATCGAGACCCACTTTGTGCGCGACGGCGTGAACCACGTGGGCCAAGCGACGATCTGGGTCAACGGCCAGTTGCAGGGCCAGACGCCATTCCTCCCGGGGTTGGGGAGCGACATCCCCACGGCGCAGGAGTCCGCACTCTACGGCGCGGTGTATGTGCAGTCCCAGATCGGCACGGTGACCGTGTACGTGGACGACGCGGCCGCGGCGGACGGATTCATCGAGCCGACGTTCTATCCATAG
- a CDS encoding O-antigen ligase family protein — protein MEKTAVPPAEGTVPGSRVRRAFQSHWGAGFAGVIIYEVVEYARLPAMYPILGPLQLGKIGIIIALVGLLYSPPETKTLVQSSWRRIAEVSLLAFFGAGVLSGLFAPDTEAAVACILLIINWLVIYFAVSRSVSTPWRLRAFIFVYLLFSLKMGQFVVRSYHGAMANSPRSQMSLMTEGFGAGATGFFGNAADLGVAMCVAWPIAMSLLFSDVKGWKRFALLVCTLVFLGAIMFCGSRGAIVGATGVTIAAWLRSPKKLIAVFLLLLLVPAVIFVMPEATKRRMNSGLLDPERDRTASQRLELWRAGVQMYKENPILGVGPLNFGAVYGARFNRGERLSERVSWVPHSTYIEAISEWGTFGCIFLVLIALAIFRINAMTRKSILAAQGKAGKSSFEFCLATGLELGFIGYLVSGAFVAVLLYPHIFILLSLSAGLNSSVLSRKGAPAPGPEPPKRRFAPALGVAG, from the coding sequence TTGGAGAAGACCGCCGTTCCCCCGGCTGAAGGGACTGTTCCCGGATCCCGAGTCCGACGTGCTTTCCAGTCCCACTGGGGAGCGGGTTTCGCCGGGGTCATCATCTATGAGGTTGTCGAGTACGCCCGCCTGCCGGCTATGTACCCGATCCTAGGGCCACTTCAACTTGGGAAGATCGGCATAATCATCGCGCTTGTCGGGCTGCTCTACTCTCCACCGGAGACGAAAACGCTGGTCCAGTCTAGTTGGCGTCGAATCGCGGAGGTGTCGCTGCTTGCTTTTTTCGGTGCTGGTGTGTTGTCAGGGCTCTTCGCTCCGGACACAGAAGCCGCTGTTGCTTGCATTCTCCTTATCATCAATTGGTTGGTCATTTACTTCGCGGTTTCACGGAGTGTTAGCACTCCCTGGCGATTGCGTGCGTTCATATTCGTTTATCTTCTATTTAGTTTGAAGATGGGACAATTCGTGGTCCGGTCATACCATGGAGCGATGGCAAATTCACCCCGCAGCCAGATGTCCCTGATGACTGAGGGTTTTGGAGCGGGTGCGACGGGATTCTTCGGGAACGCGGCCGACCTTGGCGTAGCCATGTGCGTCGCTTGGCCGATTGCAATGTCTCTTCTGTTCTCCGACGTGAAGGGGTGGAAGCGGTTCGCCCTACTTGTCTGTACTCTGGTGTTCCTGGGGGCCATCATGTTCTGCGGCTCCCGCGGTGCCATCGTGGGCGCCACGGGCGTCACCATTGCCGCCTGGCTGAGAAGCCCGAAGAAGCTGATCGCAGTCTTTCTGCTCCTGCTGCTGGTGCCTGCCGTCATCTTTGTGATGCCGGAGGCCACCAAGCGGCGGATGAACAGCGGCTTGCTGGACCCGGAGAGGGACAGAACCGCGAGTCAGCGCCTGGAACTCTGGCGAGCGGGAGTCCAGATGTACAAAGAAAATCCAATCCTTGGAGTTGGGCCGTTGAATTTTGGCGCGGTCTACGGCGCCCGGTTCAACAGGGGTGAGCGGTTATCGGAGCGAGTGTCGTGGGTACCGCATAGCACGTATATTGAAGCGATCTCTGAGTGGGGAACATTCGGGTGCATTTTCTTGGTTCTGATAGCTCTCGCGATCTTCCGGATCAACGCAATGACCCGCAAATCTATCTTGGCGGCACAAGGTAAGGCGGGCAAAAGCAGTTTCGAATTCTGTCTTGCAACGGGCTTGGAATTGGGTTTTATCGGATATCTGGTGAGCGGCGCTTTTGTCGCGGTGCTACTTTATCCCCATATCTTCATCCTTCTAAGTCTTTCGGCGGGGCTTAACAGTTCAGTCTTGAGCCGCAAAGGAGCACCTGCCCCAGGGCCCGAACCGCCAAAGCGAAGGTTCGCACCCGCACTCGGCGTTGCCGGCTGA